The Humulus lupulus chromosome 4, drHumLupu1.1, whole genome shotgun sequence genome has a window encoding:
- the LOC133833109 gene encoding putative disease resistance protein RGA1: MAELILSPIADKIIGRLGCEAVKQISRVWGVKDALEQLKETISTIQAVLLDAELKQSHNNQVNNWLHRLGNAVLEADDLMDEINTEALRCQLMSPNQMANRVCTFFSGSNQLVFKFKMSCRIEGINKKLATISSDRNFLLEKGREETPSVRRVRDTHSYVRKEDVIGREEDISVIINKFLLESCEESVLVLAIVGIGGLGKTTLAQSVFNDEQVQKHFELKIWVCVSDNFDLKLIVKSIIESAKGENNVGDIGMEPLRKKLGEVLGGKRYFLVLDDMWEENRNKLLELKTLITSGENVGSRVVVTTRSEKSAKFIASKQQPYQLGILDEDQSWSLFRKVAFEDGSQELENTSIVKIGKEIVERCKGIPLAIKTIGNLLYGKSKESEWSSFNKEFSKISEQQDDDILPTLRLSYDHLASHLKLCFAYCSLFPKDYNIEVKTLVNLWMAQGFLKLLDPSQDQCLEDVGYEWFMNLLEGSFFQDVEVDKCGIIKRCKMHDLMHDLAVQVAGAECATFANIKETTHHVSFTSHTYSKSEISASLAHAKMIRTILHFSASNDHTFCNAIISNCKSIRCLDLNTSRMKLVSNSIGKLKHLRYLDLSWNSRLNILPNSITNLLNLQTLKLNKWSQLQELPRDIEKLINLRHLELSSCGKLNSLPSGLGQLMQLRYLKLSWNDGLLSIPDSTSGLSNLETLNLNGCSQLQELPRDIEKLINLKHLEIYCCDKLEYVPCGLGQLINLQTLSSYMLMKRKKSIPRHGGELKELMRLNNLRGDLEVKNLSHEKDVATEYGSAELKHKKYLRSLTLEWDSHVEIDEAEAIVGYEMSMEGLQPHENLLELWLENYGGVKLSNWISSLTNLVNLTLINCKKCEYLVSLNQFHCLKVLKLWRLESLEYISNNSCNEDVSASTKTLLPSLQNLVLIGLPNLKGWWREIVISGEEEVDHSFAAANEEDKHMSSPCLPSLSKLQIQDCARLTCLPLYPQLEQLTLKNSRLKPLEKTLRMKMMMSSSAASSFSPLSKLKTLHLTKIEDLECLPDWFEGLTSSLNKLYIWDCPKLKDLCPGILHLSSLQNLWISKCEGLADMLNGDDGIMWKALNGRLHSLQLWSLPNIVTVLPKGIQHLTSLQQLEVLGSDSLTTIPEWIHNLKSLKNLEFNGCPNLASFPEGIRSLTNLNSLTISICPMLLKRCKREIGEDWDKISHIQNLELDEEENEVTLERMHDHEGYRSNEMIQRKI, encoded by the exons ATGGCGGAGTTGATCCTCTCTCCGATTGCTGACAAAATCATTGGGCGTTTGGGATGTGAAGCTGTGAAGCAGATCTCTCGAGTTTGGGGTGTGAAGGATGCGCTTGAACAGCTCAAAGAAACCATTTCAACAATCCAAGCAGTGCTTCTCGACGCTGAGCTGAAGCAGTCCCACAACAACCAAGTCAACAACTGGCTCCACAGGCTGGGCAATGCAGTTCTTGAAGCCGACGACTTGATGGACGAGATCAACACTGAAGCTTTGCGATGCCAACTCATGTCTCCCAACCAAATGGCCAACCGG GTATGCACTTTCTTTTCCGGTTCCAACCAACTTGTTTTTAAGTTCAAGATGAGTTGTAGAATAGAAGGCATCAATAAAAAACTAGCTACCATTTCCAGTGATAGGAACTTCCTTTTGGAGAAAGGACGTGAAGAGACCCCGAGTGTTAGGAGAGTGAGAGATACTCACTCCTATGTACGTAAGGAAGATGTTATTGGGAGAGAAGAAGATATATCAGTTATCATAAATAAGTTTTTGTTGGAAAGTTGTGAAGAAAGTGTCTTGGTGCTAGCCATTGTAGGCATAGGTGGGTTAGGAAAAACCACTCTTGCTCAAAGTGTTTTTAATGATGAACAAGTCCAAAAGCATTTCGAGTTAAAGATTTGGGTATGCGTGTCTGATAATTTTGACTTGAAATTAATTGTGAAAAGCATCATTGAGTCTGCGAAAGGTGAGAATAATGTGGGAGACATAGGAATGGAGCCGCTACGGAAGAAACTTGGGGAAGTACTTGGTGGCAAGCGGTATTTTCTTGTACTAGATGATATGTGGGAGGAAAATCGTAATAAGTTGTTGGAGTTAAAAACTTTAATCACAAGTGGTGAAAATGTAGGGAGTAGAGTTGTAGTAACTACTCGGAGTGAAAAGAGTGCTAAATTTATAGCTAGCAAACAACAACCATATCAATTGGGGATTCTTGATGAAGATCAATCTTGGTCTCTATTTAGAAAAGTTGCTTTTGAAGATGGATCACAAGAGCTCGAAAACACTAGTATTGTGAAGATTGGAAAGGAGATTGTGGAAAGGTGCAAAGGAATCCCCCTAGCTATAAAAACAATAGGAAATCTATTGTATGGTAAAAGTAAGGAATCAGAGTGGTCTTCTTTTAATAAGGAATTTTCAAAAATATCAGAACAACAAGACGATGATATCTTACCTACCCTTAGATTGAGCTATGATCATCTTGCCTCCCATTTGAAACTTTGTTTTGCCTATTGTAGTTTATTTCCTAAAGACTACAATATTGAGGTAAAAACTTTAGTTAACCTTTGGATGGCGCAAGGATTTCTTAAGCTATTAGATCCAAGTCAAGATCAATGTTTGGAGGATGTGGGTTACGAATGGTTTATGAATTTGTTGGAAGGGTCATTCTTTCAAGATGTTGAAGTAGATAAATGTGGCATTATAAAAAGATGCAAAATGCATGATCTGATGCATGATCTTGCAGTTCAAGTAGCAGGAGCAGAATGTGCTACTTTTGCAAATATCAAGGAAACTACTCATCACGTGTCCTTTACAAGTCATACTTACTCCAAAAGTGAAATATCAGCTTCGTTGGCGCATGCTAAAATGATTCGAACAATTCTTCACTTTTCTGCTTCGAACGACCATACATTTTGCAATGCAATTATATCAAACTGTAAGTCCATACGTTGTTTGGATTTGAATACTTCAAGGATGAAGTTAGTATCAAATTCTATTGGCAAGTTGAAACACTTGAGATATTTAGATCTCTCGTGGAATTCTAGACTCAACATACTTCCCAATTCAATTACTAATTTGCTGAATTTGCAAACACTGAAACTCAATAAATGGTCACAACTTCAAGAACTACCTAGAGATATTGAGAAACTCATCAATCTTAGGCATCTTGAACTTTCTTCATGTGGCAAATTAAATTCTTTGCCAAGTGGACTAGGTCAGTTGATGCAATTGAGGTACTTGAAACTTTCTTGGAATGATGGTTTATTGTCAATACCAGATTCAACTAGTGGTTTGTCGAATTTGGAAACACTGAATCTCAATGGTTGCTCACAACTCCAAGAACTACCTAGAGATATTGAGAAACTCATCAACCTTAAGCATCTGGAAATTTATTGTTGTGATAAATTGGAGTATGTGCCATGTGGATTGGGCCAACTAATTAATCTTCAGACATTATCGAGTTACATGCTAATGAAGAGAAAGAAATCTATCCCAAGGCATGGTGGTGAGCTGAAAGAATTGATGAGACTGAACAACTTGAGAGGTGATTTGGAAGTTAAAAATTTGAGCCATGAAAAAGATGTGGCAACAGAGTATGGGAGTGCAGAATTAAAGCATAAAAAATATCTTCGATCTCTGACATTGGAGTGGGATTCTCATGTTGAAATTGATGAGGCAGAGGCCATTGTTGGTTATGAAATGTCAATGGAAGGCCTTCAGCCACACGAAAATCTTCTAGAACTATGGTTAGAAAATTATGGGGGTGTCAAGCTCTCCAACTGGATCTCATCACTTACAAACTTGGTCAACTTAACTTTGATAAATTGCAAGAAATGTGAGTATCTAGTTTCATTGAATCAATTCCACTGTCTCAAGGTTTTGAAACTTTGGAGGTTGGAGTCTTTAGAGTACATATCAAACAATAGTTGCAATGAAGACGTATCTGCGTCAACAAAAACATTATTGCCATCTCTACAGAACCTTGTGTTAATTGGGTTGCCTAATCTAAAGGGATGGTGGAGAGAGATTGTAATTAGTGGTGAAGAAGAAGTTGATCATTCTTTTGCTGCTGCAAATGAAGAAGACAAACACATGTCCTCGCCTTGTCTCCCTTCTCTTTCTAAATTACAAATACAAGATTGTGCTAGGTTGACTTGCTTGCCACTTTACCCACAGTTGGAACAGCTGACTCTGAAGAATAGCAGATTGAAGCCATTGGAAAAGACATTAagaatgaagatgatgatgagcAGTAGCGCTGCATCTTCTTTCTCTCCTCTCTCCAAATTGAAAACACTACATCTAACTAAGATTGAGGATCTAGAATGTCTTCCGGATTGGTTCGAAGGCCTTACTTCTTCTCTCAATAAATTGTATATTTGGGATTGCCCTAAATTGAAGGATTTGTGTCCAGGTATTCTACATCTCTCGTCACTTCAAAATCTGTGGATTTCAAAATGCGAGGGGTTAGCAGACATGCTTAATGGTGATGATGGCATTATGTGGAAAGCCCTAAATGGAAGACTCCACTCGCTACAACTATGGTCTTTGCCAAATATAGTGACTGTTCTTCCTAAGGGTATCCAACATCTTACAAGTCTGCAACAACTTGAAGTTTTAGGTAGTGATAGTCTGACAACAATTCCAGAGTGGATCCACAACCTCAAATCACTTAAGAATCTTGAGTTTAATGGATGCCCCAATCTGGCATCATTCCCTGAAGGAATTAGAAGCCTCACCAATTTGAACTCACTGACCATTAGCATTTGTCCCATGTTATTGAAGAGATGCAAAAGGGAAATAGGTGAAGATTGGGATAAGATTTCCCATATACAAAACTTGGAGTTAGACGAAGAAGAAAATGAG GTTACTTTGGAGAGGATGCATGACCATGAGGGTTATAGAAGCAATGAGATGATCCAAAGAAAAATATGA